The proteins below come from a single Octopus sinensis linkage group LG10, ASM634580v1, whole genome shotgun sequence genomic window:
- the LOC118765068 gene encoding zinc finger protein 239-like: MVFNESQIEIIDLTDQIEDNAEEKSHRCDICEELFTTRNNLIQHKLIHSVSKLYHCHVCSKTFTNSSFLSQHKRIHTGEKPYHCNMCDKTFSQNSNLSSHKCIHIREKPYHCDICGKTFSQSGGLSYHKRIHTGEKPYHCDICGKTFSNGGGLSSHKRIHTGEKPYHCDICGKTFSHSSGLSYHKLVHTGEKLYHCDICSKAFSNRYNLSLHKHIHTGEKPYDCNICGKSFSQNSNLSTHKNIHTGVKPYHCDICGKTFFQNNNLSRHKSIHTGEKSYHCNICGKRFSQINTSATHNCIHTGEEPYCHDESFSI, from the coding sequence atggtTTTCAATGAATCACAGATTGAAATTATTGATCTGACTGATCAAATAGAAGACAATGCAGAAGAGAAATCACACAGGTGTGATATCTGTGAGGAATTATTCACAACAAGAAATAATTTAATTCAACATAAATTAATTCACTCAGTATCCAAACTGTATCACTGTCATGTTTGTAGTAAAACATTCACTAATAGTAGTTTCTTATCTCAACataaacgcattcacacaggagagaaaccataccactgtaaTATGTGTGATaaaacattctctcaaaatagtaaTTTATCTTCCCACAAATGTATTCACATacgagagaaaccatatcactgtgatatctgtgggaaaacattctctcaaagtggtggCTTGTCTTATCATAAGCGTATTCATACCGGAgaaaaaccttatcactgtgatatctgtggtaaaacattctccaACGGTGGTGGCTTGTCctctcataaacgtattcacacaggagagaaaccatatcactgtgatatctgtgggaaaacaTTTTCTCATAGTAGTGGTTTGTCTTACCATAAGCTTGTccatacaggtgaaaaactataccattgtgatatctgtagtaaagcATTCTCAAATAGATATAATTTATCTCTCCACAAacatatccatacaggagagaaaccatacgactgtaacatttgtggtaaatcattctctcaaaatagtaaTTTGTCCACCCACAAAAATATCCACACAGGTgtgaaaccataccactgtgatatttgtgggaaaacattctttcaaaataataatttatctaGGCACAAaagtattcacacaggagagaaatcataccactgcaatatctgtggtaaaagaTTCTCTCAGATAAATACTTCAGCTACCCACAActgcattcatactggtgaggaACCATACTGCCACGATGAGAGTTTTTCAATATga
- the LOC115216615 gene encoding zinc finger protein 665-like isoform X1 encodes MLKEIGKSSHSCEICKMSFSRKNNLTTHQHTHRGKRLYQCDICGKSFSVNSNFTNHKCIHTGEKLHSCDICGKSLSRNHSLTIHKRIHTGEKPYHCNICGKSFSEGSALTTHKRIHTGEKPYPCHICGKSFSQISTLTKHKRFHTGEQPYHCDICGKSFSARSNLTTHKRIHTGEQPYHCDICGKSFSVKSHLTAHKYIHTEEKPYHCDICGKSFSQSGNLTTHRRIHTGEQPYHCDICGKSFSARSNLTTHKRFHTGEKPYHCDICGKSFSENGVLSKHKRIHTGEKSYHCDICGKSFSQKSNLTKHNRLHTGEKPYHCDICGKSFSGSGDLTTHKHIHTGEKPYHCDICGNSFSQKSHLTIHRHIHTGEKPYNCDICGKSFSLRSHLTTHERIHTGEKPYNCDVCGKSFYASSSLTKHKRIHTGEKPYNCDICGKSFSQRGNLTTHKHIHTGK; translated from the coding sequence ATGTTGAAAGAAATAGGAAAGTCTTCACATAGCTGTGAAATTTGTAAAATGTCATTCTctagaaaaaataatttaacgaCTCACCAACATACTCATAGAGGAAAAAGactttatcaatgtgatatctgtggtaaatcattttctgtgaATAGTAACTTCACTAatcacaaatgcattcatacaggtgagaaattacacagctgtgatatctgtggtaaatccttatCTCGGAATCACAGCTTAACTAtacataaacgcattcatacaggagagaaaccatatcactgcaatatctgtggtaaatcattctctgaaggaAGTgccttaactacacacaaacgcattcatactggagaaaaaccatatccctgtcatatctgtggtaaatcattctcacagatATCTACCTTAACCAAGCACAAACGATTTCATACAGGAGAacaaccataccactgtgatatctgtggtaaatcattctcagcaAGAAGTAACTTAACAacccacaaacgtattcatacaggagagcaaccatatcactgtgatatctgtggtaaatcattctctgtaaaaaGTCATTTAACTgctcataaatacattcatacagaagagaaaccatatcactgtgatatctgtggtaaatcattttcccaaagtggtaacttaactactcacagaCGTATACATACAGGAGAGcaaccgtatcattgtgatatctgtggcaagtcaTTCTCAGCAAGAAGtaatttaactactcacaaacgctttcacacaggagagaagccatatcattgtgatatctgtggtaaatcattttctgaaaatggcGTCTTAagtaaacacaaacgcattcacacaggagaaaagtcatatcattgcgatatctgtggtaaatcattttcacaaaaatctaacttaactaaacacaaccgcttacatacaggagagaaaccatatcactgtgatatctgtggtaaatcattttctggaagtggtgacttaactacacacaaacacattcatacaggagagaagccatatcactgtgatatctgtggtaactcattctctcaaaaaagtcacTTAACAattcacagacacattcatacaggggagaagccatataactgtgatatctgtggtaaatcattctctttaagAAGTCACTTAACCACTCatgaacgtattcatacaggagagaagccatataattgtgatgtctgtggaaaatCCTTCTATGCAAGTAGTAgcttaactaaacataaacgcattcatacaggagagaaaccatataactgtgatatctgtggtaaatcattttctcagagAGGTAACTTAACTacccacaaacatattcatacaggtaaATAG